One genomic region from Pseudorca crassidens isolate mPseCra1 chromosome 11, mPseCra1.hap1, whole genome shotgun sequence encodes:
- the ENDOU gene encoding uridylate-specific endoribonuclease, producing the protein MKACVPLIVAVLCGLAWAADEDLNEPEPFLELEEEMEGAPASDLYSAPNSCRGRCLEAFDKHHLCHCNARCPKFGNCCEDFESLCGREGFSHTSDAITKGETQSISEKIYRADTNKAQEEDIVLNRQKCISPSEARDQVDRCPEPLFTYVNEKLFSKPTYAAFINLLDNYQRAVGRGEHFTAQQLAEQDTFLSEVMKTAVMKELYGFLHQQNRYSTEQEFVNDLKNMWFGLYSRGKEDGDSGGFEHVFLGEVKKGKVSGFHNWIHFYMQEKEGLVDYYSHICDGPGDSYPRVLALQFSWDGYYKEMGSAFIGSSPEFEFALYSLCFIARPGKVCQLSLGGHPLAIQTYTWDKSTYGNGKKYIATAYVVSPTQ; encoded by the exons ATGAAGGCCTGTGTTCCCCTGATAGTGGCCGTGCTCTGCGGCCTGGCCTGGGCTG CTGATGAGGACCTCAACGAGCCTGAGCCATTCCTGGAGCTGGAAGAAGAGATGGAGGGGGCCCCGGCTAGTG ACTTGTACTCGGCACCCAACTCCTGCCGGGGCCGCTGCCTGGAAGCCTTCGACAAGCACCACCTATGCCACTGCAACGCCCGCTGCCCAAAGTTTGGAAACTGCTGCGAGGATTTCGAGAGCCTGTGTGGCCGTG AGGGTTTCTCCCACACCAGCGATGCCATAACGAAGGGGGAAACGCAGAGCATCTCTGAGAAGATCTATAGGGCAGATACCAACAAAGCCCAGGAGGAAGACATTGTTCTCAATCGCCAAAAGTGCATCTCGCCCTCGGAGGCCAGAGACCAAGTAGACCGCTGCCCAGAGCC GCTCTTCACGTATGTCAATGAGAAGCTCTTCTCCAAGCCGACCTACGCCGCCTTCATCAACCTCCTCGACAACTACCAGCGGGCCGTGGGCCGCGGGGAGCACTTCACAGCCCAGCAGCTGGCTGAGCAGGACACCTTCCTCAGCGAGGTTATGAAGACGGCCGTCATGAAGGAACTCTACGGCTTCCTCCACCAGCAGA ACCGCTACAGCACAGAACAGGAGTTCGTCAACGACTTGAAAAACATGTGGTTTGGGCTGTATTCAAGAGGCAAAGAAGACGGGGACTCAGGCGGCTTTGAACATGTCTTCTTAG GTGAAGTCAAAAAAGGCAAGGTCTCTGGCTTCCATAACTGGATCCACTTCTACATGCAGGAGAAGGAGGGCCTGGTTGACTATTACAGTCACATCTGTGATGGGCCC GGGGATTCTTACCCCAGGGTGCTGGCCTTGCAGTTCAGCTGGGACGGCTACTACAAGGAAATGGGTTCAGCTTTCATCGGCAGCAGCCCCGAGTTTGAGTTTGCCCTTTACTCCCTGTGCTTCATCGCCAGGCCAGGCAAAGT GTGCCAGTTAAGCCTGGGTGGACATCCCTTGGCCATCCAGACCTATACCTGGGACAAGTCAACCTACGGAAATGGCAAGAAGTACATCGCCACAGCCTACGTGGTGTCTCCTACCCAATAG